One Segnochrobactrum spirostomi genomic window carries:
- a CDS encoding AraC family transcriptional regulator produces the protein MWDRHPVRLSLLHMVPGVAEDRGVALTPLLARAGLSDGEMFGREAVVARAQVCTLLHHLAHRSGDPTIGLDLAAAADPVRLRMAGQALFAGRTLRECLAGLTRQMPDLQGGVTVEVDERDGTARWRHTFSDSDREHAAVLNDGVTGFMVGAFEAITGLARQDLRVELPHRASAPARLYEDKLGAPVTFGPGEGIVLSFDVAWLDRPNRLIRGVAPDFSEAVEALVPNAVWLDDSELPAVIDRLFESAAFSGTLSLIDTAQSLGVAPRTLQRRLAGLGTSFEVQLDAWRRARARAYLGDAGLQVATIARALGYGDPAHFIRAFRRWEGRTPLAFRRAVLRDASA, from the coding sequence ATGTGGGATCGCCACCCGGTCCGCCTGTCGCTCTTGCATATGGTCCCCGGCGTCGCGGAGGACCGCGGTGTCGCGTTGACGCCGCTCCTCGCGCGCGCCGGGCTGTCGGACGGAGAGATGTTCGGACGCGAGGCCGTCGTGGCGCGGGCCCAGGTTTGCACGCTCCTCCACCATCTCGCTCACCGCAGCGGCGATCCGACCATCGGCCTCGATCTCGCCGCGGCCGCCGACCCCGTTCGCCTCCGAATGGCGGGGCAGGCCCTGTTCGCCGGCCGGACGCTGCGCGAGTGCCTCGCCGGCCTCACCCGTCAGATGCCCGACCTCCAGGGCGGCGTCACCGTCGAGGTCGATGAACGCGACGGAACCGCGCGCTGGCGTCACACCTTCTCCGACAGCGACCGCGAGCACGCGGCCGTCCTGAACGACGGTGTGACCGGTTTCATGGTCGGTGCCTTCGAAGCGATCACCGGGCTGGCGCGTCAGGATCTCAGGGTCGAGCTGCCCCATCGCGCCTCGGCGCCGGCCCGCCTCTACGAGGACAAGCTCGGGGCGCCCGTGACCTTCGGCCCGGGGGAGGGGATCGTGCTGTCGTTCGATGTGGCCTGGCTCGACCGGCCGAACCGGCTGATCCGCGGCGTGGCTCCGGATTTCTCGGAAGCGGTCGAGGCCTTGGTGCCGAATGCGGTCTGGCTCGACGACAGCGAATTGCCGGCGGTGATCGACCGGTTGTTCGAGAGCGCCGCCTTCAGCGGCACGCTCTCGCTGATCGATACCGCGCAGAGCCTCGGGGTTGCCCCGAGAACCTTGCAGCGGCGGCTCGCCGGGCTCGGCACGTCGTTCGAGGTGCAGCTTGATGCGTGGCGGCGAGCGCGGGCCCGAGCCTATCTGGGGGACGCCGGCCTTCAGGTCGCCACCATCGCCCGCGCCCTCGGCTATGGCGACCCCGCCCATTTCATCCGCGCCTTCCGCCGATGGGAGGGCCGGACGCCCCTCGCATTCCGCCGTGCCGTTCTCCGAGACGCGAGCGCCTGA
- a CDS encoding formylglycine-generating enzyme family protein: MVWIAGGRFLMGSDAHYPEEAPAHPVEVDGFWIDRTPVTNRDFARFVAATGYVTVAERIPSAEDYPDADPAWLVAGSLVFSTPATAGDPNDWTRWWSFVPGADWRHPGGPGSDLAGLDDHPVVHVCHEDAEAYARWRGKALPTEAEWEFAARGGLDGAEFAWGDELVPGGAHRANTWQGAFPHENLALDGYAGTSPVTAFPPNGYGLHDMIGNVWEWTDDWYRGRHPAPAAKACCMPRNPRGGSAEDSRDSSGPGLALPRKVLKGGSHLCAPNYCRRYRPAARQPQTIDTGSGHIGFRCVRRLTI; this comes from the coding sequence ATGGTGTGGATCGCCGGCGGGCGGTTCCTGATGGGCTCGGACGCGCACTATCCGGAGGAGGCGCCGGCGCATCCGGTCGAGGTCGACGGCTTCTGGATCGACCGCACGCCCGTGACCAACCGCGACTTCGCCCGCTTCGTCGCCGCGACCGGATATGTCACCGTCGCCGAGCGCATCCCGAGCGCCGAGGACTATCCGGACGCCGACCCCGCATGGCTAGTCGCCGGCTCGCTGGTCTTCAGTACCCCGGCTACGGCGGGCGACCCGAACGATTGGACCCGCTGGTGGAGCTTCGTTCCCGGGGCCGATTGGCGTCATCCAGGCGGTCCGGGCAGCGATCTCGCCGGTCTCGACGACCACCCGGTCGTCCACGTCTGCCACGAGGACGCCGAGGCTTATGCCCGCTGGCGGGGCAAGGCGCTGCCGACCGAGGCCGAATGGGAGTTCGCGGCCCGCGGCGGGCTCGACGGGGCCGAGTTCGCCTGGGGCGACGAACTCGTGCCCGGCGGCGCTCATCGCGCCAACACCTGGCAGGGCGCGTTTCCGCACGAGAACCTCGCCCTCGACGGCTATGCCGGAACCTCGCCCGTCACCGCCTTCCCGCCGAACGGCTACGGCCTCCACGACATGATCGGCAATGTCTGGGAATGGACCGACGATTGGTACCGCGGCCGCCACCCGGCGCCCGCCGCGAAGGCCTGCTGCATGCCGCGTAATCCGCGGGGCGGCAGCGCCGAAGACAGCCGCGATTCGAGCGGCCCTGGCCTCGCGTTGCCGCGCAAGGTGCTGAAGGGCGGCTCGCATCTCTGTGCCCCGAACTATTGCCGGCGCTATCGCCCGGCCGCCCGCCAACCCCAGACCATCGATACCGGATCAGGGCACATCGGCTTCCGGTGTGTCCGCCGCCTGACCATCTGA
- a CDS encoding response regulator transcription factor yields MLLIEDDLDLREGLGAFLSGSGFDVRALGDALDLGAELDAFAPDVVVLDLNLPGLDGFSAALAVRERRTLGIVVLTGRTAREDRVHSLSIGVDHYITKPADPEELVLVIRNLHRRLRADGAEPETSAEEWRFERSLWRLTAPGGGSVTLSRTDYHVLAPLIERPGTPVSRTDLLANREPGTTIDDARGLDLIVFRLRRKVERETGEQLPLLSVRGIGYVFAGKARVR; encoded by the coding sequence GTGTTGTTGATCGAAGACGATTTGGATTTGCGCGAGGGGCTCGGCGCGTTCCTTTCCGGCTCGGGATTCGATGTCCGGGCGCTGGGCGATGCCCTCGACCTCGGCGCGGAGCTCGATGCCTTCGCCCCCGATGTCGTGGTGCTCGATCTCAATCTGCCCGGCCTCGACGGCTTCTCGGCGGCGCTCGCCGTGCGCGAGCGGCGGACGCTCGGCATCGTCGTGCTCACCGGACGCACGGCGAGGGAGGACCGGGTCCACAGCCTCTCCATCGGCGTCGACCACTACATCACCAAGCCCGCCGACCCCGAAGAGCTCGTGCTGGTGATTCGCAACCTGCACCGCCGCTTGCGCGCGGACGGTGCCGAGCCTGAGACGAGTGCCGAGGAGTGGCGGTTCGAGCGCTCTTTATGGCGCCTCACCGCTCCGGGGGGTGGCTCGGTCACCCTGTCCCGCACGGACTATCATGTGCTCGCTCCCTTGATCGAACGCCCGGGAACGCCGGTCTCGCGCACCGACCTTTTGGCGAACCGCGAACCGGGAACCACGATCGACGACGCCCGCGGGCTCGACCTCATCGTCTTCCGTCTGCGCCGCAAGGTGGAGCGCGAGACGGGGGAGCAGCTTCCGCTGCTCTCCGTCCGCGGCATCGGCTACGTCTTCGCCGGCAAGGCGCGCGTGCGCTGA
- a CDS encoding sensor histidine kinase, whose protein sequence is MARRVEVCARLRPSLAVFVSALFVSLMAIGQLAADPLPLHDRDQVVAASGHMAALFDPTGTMSLPAVIAAVDQFQPVAGPFNGGYSQGAWWLRLAVRPEAGAGGAWLLQLVSPYTDSIEIYAPRLSKTGRDELALQKTGALVPIPQRDFASHLFVVRTDLEEGRDQAVYVRLTGSRPLTAAPYFWRLSPFMGHLTFDVLRTSFIVGAAFMTAAGSLIFGLWLRVRGFVWYGIYLGFAAWVIAGNSGFMTLLLSPLEPAFILRMQTVVGCLTILTAAMLVRSIFCADGRARVAAWFLQASALLSSVFTIYAAAGLYRVIAPFQSVNLIAVCVLIPILAIAKVRRGEPAAWWYLVGFGAYSLSGIWFMLMVLGVLPLSTGGERGYQVVSTLTMVAIFVGLATSLRAGLRERRNLQAQLLEASQHNEQVLTQAVTERTRELQTEVEARRAAEAALRVAMSEQRHFLTMVSHEFRTPLGAIRAAAAVVQRRLAPLDEAARREAERIVRTAARLAYLVDAFLAEEVLDKSTFRPRREAVDVTELVGDVCREMAQQSGRDIAVTGSATGLMKADPGLLRTAVGNLVGNALKYSERPVAVEIAERAEGIAVAVRDEGPGIPEAERTAIFERFYRSGHDRTQGGTGIGLSIVKRIVSVHGGALQLDSEIGRGSTFTMVFPWSAPGVVAAPDVAASAARPAALAG, encoded by the coding sequence ATGGCGCGACGTGTGGAAGTCTGTGCGCGGCTTCGTCCCAGCCTCGCGGTGTTCGTCTCCGCCCTTTTCGTAAGCCTGATGGCCATCGGTCAGCTCGCGGCAGACCCATTGCCGCTGCACGATCGGGACCAGGTGGTGGCCGCGTCTGGACATATGGCGGCACTCTTCGATCCGACCGGAACGATGTCGCTTCCCGCCGTGATCGCCGCCGTGGATCAATTTCAGCCGGTCGCGGGCCCTTTCAACGGAGGTTACTCGCAGGGGGCCTGGTGGCTACGGCTCGCGGTGCGCCCGGAGGCGGGCGCGGGAGGCGCGTGGCTGCTTCAACTGGTATCTCCTTATACAGACTCCATCGAGATCTACGCGCCGCGTCTCAGCAAGACCGGTCGCGACGAACTAGCCCTGCAGAAGACCGGCGCACTCGTGCCGATCCCGCAGCGCGATTTTGCCTCTCATCTCTTCGTCGTCCGCACCGATCTGGAAGAGGGGCGTGATCAGGCCGTTTATGTCCGCCTTACCGGCAGTCGGCCGCTGACGGCCGCGCCCTATTTCTGGCGCTTGTCGCCGTTCATGGGACATTTGACCTTCGACGTCCTGCGTACGTCGTTCATCGTCGGGGCCGCCTTCATGACGGCGGCCGGTTCGCTCATCTTCGGGCTCTGGCTCCGGGTGCGTGGGTTCGTCTGGTACGGCATCTATCTGGGGTTCGCCGCCTGGGTGATCGCCGGCAATTCCGGCTTCATGACCTTGCTGCTGTCACCGCTGGAGCCGGCCTTCATCTTGCGGATGCAGACGGTCGTCGGGTGCCTCACGATCTTGACGGCGGCGATGTTGGTCCGCTCCATCTTCTGCGCGGACGGGCGGGCTCGGGTCGCGGCTTGGTTCCTGCAAGCGTCCGCGCTGCTCTCCTCCGTGTTCACGATCTACGCGGCGGCGGGCCTCTATCGCGTGATTGCGCCCTTTCAGAGTGTCAATCTGATCGCGGTCTGCGTCCTCATTCCGATCCTGGCGATCGCCAAGGTCCGGCGCGGCGAGCCGGCGGCGTGGTGGTATCTCGTCGGCTTCGGTGCCTACAGCCTGAGCGGCATCTGGTTCATGCTGATGGTGCTCGGCGTGCTGCCCTTGAGCACCGGCGGCGAGCGCGGCTATCAGGTCGTCAGCACGCTCACGATGGTCGCGATCTTCGTCGGCCTCGCGACGTCGCTCCGCGCCGGATTGCGGGAGCGTCGCAATCTGCAGGCGCAACTTCTCGAGGCGTCCCAACACAACGAGCAGGTCCTGACCCAAGCGGTGACCGAGCGCACCCGGGAGTTGCAGACCGAGGTGGAAGCCCGGCGCGCGGCGGAGGCCGCGCTGCGCGTCGCCATGAGCGAGCAGCGCCACTTCCTGACCATGGTGAGCCACGAGTTCCGCACCCCCCTCGGCGCCATTCGCGCGGCTGCGGCGGTGGTGCAGCGCCGGCTCGCGCCGCTCGACGAGGCGGCCCGGCGCGAGGCGGAGCGCATCGTGCGCACGGCGGCGCGTCTCGCTTATCTCGTCGATGCGTTCCTCGCCGAAGAGGTCCTCGACAAAAGCACGTTCCGCCCGCGCCGCGAGGCGGTCGACGTTACCGAGCTCGTCGGCGACGTCTGCCGCGAGATGGCCCAGCAGAGCGGGCGCGACATCGCGGTGACGGGGTCGGCGACAGGTCTCATGAAGGCCGATCCGGGGCTCCTCAGGACCGCGGTCGGCAATCTCGTCGGCAACGCCCTCAAATATTCGGAGCGGCCCGTGGCGGTCGAGATCGCAGAGCGTGCCGAGGGCATCGCGGTCGCGGTGCGGGATGAAGGTCCGGGCATCCCCGAGGCGGAACGCACCGCAATCTTCGAGCGTTTCTACCGCTCGGGACATGACAGAACTCAGGGCGGAACGGGAATCGGGCTCAGCATCGTGAAAAGAATCGTCTCCGTACACGGCGGAGCCTTGCAGCTCGACAGCGAAATCGGCCGCGGCAGCACCTTCACCATGGTCTTTCCGTGGTCAGCGCCGGGTGTCGTAGCGGCGCCGGACGTGGCGGCGTCTGCCGCGCGGCCGGCGGCGCTGGCCGGTTGA
- a CDS encoding arylsulfatase B: MNQSEEPAPETSGGPSRRDVLAGGAGFIAAVAGLSLLAPGARAADAPRPHILYILADDLGFADVGFHGSDIKTPNLDTLAVGGARLGQFYTQPLCTPTRAALMTGRYPLRYGLQTGVIPSGASYGLATDEFLLPQALKSVGYRTALVGKWHLGHADKAYWPRQRGFDSFYGALVGEIDHFKHEAHGQTDWYRDNTLLKEDGYDTELFGAEAVRLIGDHDPKTPLFLYLAFTAPHTPFQAPQSYLDLYAHIEDPSRRAYAAMITAMDDQIGKVVEALKARGMRDDTLIVFHSDNGGTRNKMFVGEGAVAGDLPASNAPYRDGKGSLYEGGVRVVALANWPGRIAPGQADGVMHVVDMMPTLARLAGADLARSKPLDGKDAWPALAAAGSGREEVVYNVEPTQGAVRQGNWKLYWQVVLPPKIELFDLEKDPSETTDLSAAHPEKVTELQERVIALARVMAPPLFYAAALKATLSAPLATPAAVLYEMGLEDD, from the coding sequence GTGAACCAATCTGAAGAGCCTGCCCCCGAGACTTCGGGCGGTCCGAGCCGCCGCGACGTCCTCGCCGGCGGCGCCGGTTTCATCGCCGCTGTGGCCGGCCTGTCGCTGCTCGCCCCCGGCGCGAGGGCGGCGGATGCCCCGCGGCCTCATATTCTCTACATCCTCGCCGACGATCTCGGGTTCGCCGACGTGGGCTTCCACGGGTCCGACATCAAGACGCCGAACCTCGATACCCTCGCGGTCGGCGGGGCGCGGCTCGGCCAGTTCTACACCCAGCCGCTTTGCACGCCGACCCGCGCGGCCCTCATGACCGGGCGCTATCCGCTGCGCTACGGCCTCCAGACGGGCGTGATCCCGTCGGGCGCGAGCTATGGTCTCGCCACCGACGAGTTTCTGCTGCCGCAGGCGCTGAAGAGCGTCGGCTACCGCACCGCGCTCGTCGGCAAGTGGCATCTCGGCCATGCCGACAAAGCCTATTGGCCGCGCCAGCGCGGTTTCGACAGCTTCTATGGCGCGCTTGTCGGCGAGATCGACCATTTCAAGCACGAGGCGCACGGCCAGACCGATTGGTACCGCGACAACACGCTGCTCAAGGAGGACGGCTACGACACCGAGCTGTTCGGCGCCGAGGCGGTGCGGCTGATCGGCGACCACGATCCGAAGACGCCGCTCTTCCTCTACCTCGCCTTCACCGCGCCCCATACGCCGTTCCAGGCGCCGCAATCCTATCTCGATCTCTATGCCCACATCGAGGACCCGTCCCGGCGCGCCTATGCGGCGATGATCACCGCGATGGACGACCAGATCGGCAAGGTCGTCGAGGCACTCAAAGCCCGCGGCATGCGCGACGACACCTTGATCGTGTTCCATTCCGACAATGGCGGCACGCGCAACAAGATGTTCGTCGGGGAAGGGGCCGTCGCGGGCGACCTGCCGGCGAGCAATGCGCCCTATCGGGACGGCAAGGGATCGCTCTACGAGGGCGGCGTACGGGTGGTCGCGCTTGCGAACTGGCCCGGCCGCATCGCGCCGGGCCAGGCCGATGGCGTCATGCACGTCGTCGACATGATGCCGACGCTTGCGCGGCTTGCCGGTGCCGACCTCGCCCGCTCCAAGCCGCTCGACGGCAAGGATGCCTGGCCCGCGCTCGCCGCAGCCGGGAGCGGCCGCGAGGAGGTCGTCTACAATGTCGAGCCGACCCAGGGCGCGGTCCGGCAGGGCAACTGGAAGCTCTATTGGCAGGTCGTGCTGCCGCCGAAGATCGAGCTGTTCGATCTCGAAAAGGACCCGTCGGAAACGACGGACCTCTCCGCCGCGCATCCGGAGAAGGTGACCGAGCTTCAGGAGCGGGTGATCGCGCTCGCCCGGGTCATGGCCCCGCCGCTGTTCTATGCGGCGGCCCTGAAGGCGACGCTGAGCGCACCGCTCGCGACGCCCGCCGCGGTTCTCTACGAAATGGGTCTGGAAGACGATTGA